One window of the Brevibacterium limosum genome contains the following:
- a CDS encoding metal ABC transporter solute-binding protein, Zn/Mn family, whose protein sequence is MTSSRILLTSAAIASSTALVLSGCGGQDSEADTGALRVVTSTNVYADIVSQVAGDFAEVSPIIDDPNQDPHSYEATTQDRLKLSKADLLVQNGGGYDAFMTAMLDASGAEVDTIDTVSISGLPGSEGLGNEPHDHDHGDGHDEEEAHGGGHTHDGEDEDAHDHEHADEGHDEEDHEGHDHGSFNEHLWYSVPTMTKLVDEAASHLGEALPEHQGEFEANAKEYKAELTALQDDIDAVKKEHGGEKVAATEPVPLWLFADMGLENITSEEFLAAVEEGNDVPPLVLKAAEKQISDGDAVLLGYNTQAAGPQAEALKSTADDSDVSVVDLAETMPSGTHYADWMGGYITEISTALEGHKH, encoded by the coding sequence ATGACCTCGTCGCGAATTCTTCTCACCAGCGCTGCCATCGCCTCCTCGACGGCGTTGGTCCTCAGCGGCTGCGGGGGACAGGACTCCGAAGCCGACACCGGGGCTCTGCGCGTGGTGACCTCGACAAACGTCTACGCCGATATCGTCTCCCAGGTCGCCGGCGACTTCGCCGAGGTGAGTCCGATCATCGATGACCCGAACCAGGATCCTCACTCCTACGAAGCGACCACGCAGGATCGCCTCAAACTGTCGAAGGCCGACCTCCTCGTACAGAACGGCGGCGGCTACGACGCATTCATGACCGCGATGCTCGACGCCTCCGGTGCCGAAGTCGACACCATCGATACCGTCTCGATCTCCGGGCTGCCCGGCTCGGAGGGCCTCGGCAACGAACCCCACGACCATGATCACGGCGACGGACATGACGAGGAAGAAGCCCACGGTGGTGGGCACACTCACGACGGTGAGGATGAGGACGCCCATGACCATGAGCACGCCGATGAAGGCCATGACGAAGAGGACCACGAAGGCCACGACCACGGCTCATTCAACGAACACCTGTGGTACTCGGTCCCGACGATGACGAAACTCGTCGACGAGGCGGCGAGCCACCTCGGCGAGGCCCTGCCCGAACATCAGGGCGAGTTCGAGGCGAACGCGAAGGAATACAAAGCGGAGCTGACTGCGCTGCAGGACGATATCGATGCGGTGAAGAAGGAGCACGGCGGGGAGAAGGTCGCGGCGACAGAACCCGTTCCGCTGTGGCTGTTTGCCGATATGGGGCTGGAGAACATCACCTCCGAGGAGTTCCTCGCCGCTGTCGAAGAGGGCAATGATGTGCCGCCGCTGGTGCTCAAGGCTGCGGAGAAACAGATCTCCGACGGGGATGCCGTGCTGCTTGGATACAATACTCAAGCGGCAGGTCCGCAGGCAGAGGCCTTGAAGTCCACGGCCGATGACTCCGATGTCTCCGTCGTCGACCTCGCCGAGACCATGCCTTCGGGAACGCACTACGCCGACTGGATGGGTGGCTACATCACCGAAATCTCAACCGCACTCGAAGGGCACAAGCACTGA
- a CDS encoding aspartate-semialdehyde dehydrogenase produces MSANIGVVGATGQVGGVMLDLLADDPGFEIGTMRLFASARSAGKTIDFKGQSITIEDAAEADPSGLDIALFSAGGATSKAQAERFAAAGVTVVDNSSAWRSDPEVPLVVSEVNPEALDAVAKGIIANPNCTTMAAMPVLKALHAKAGLARLIVSTYQAVSGSGLSGVEELAGQLEAGIPDARKLTTDGNAVSLPEPNNYVEPIAFNVLPMAGAVVDDGQNETDEEKKLRNESRKILGLPDLLVAGTCVRVPVFTGHSLSIHAEFDSEISPEQAAEILGEAPGVVLDEVPTPLKAAGKNASYVGRIRADQSAPAGKGLVLFVANDNLRKGAALNTVQIAALLAAKLEAKAA; encoded by the coding sequence ATGAGCGCCAATATCGGAGTAGTCGGAGCGACCGGCCAGGTCGGAGGCGTCATGCTCGACCTCCTGGCCGATGATCCCGGATTCGAGATCGGGACCATGAGGCTCTTCGCCTCGGCCCGTTCCGCCGGGAAGACCATCGACTTCAAGGGTCAGTCCATCACCATCGAAGATGCCGCTGAGGCGGATCCGAGCGGACTCGACATCGCACTGTTCTCCGCCGGCGGAGCCACCTCGAAGGCGCAGGCCGAGCGATTCGCTGCAGCCGGAGTCACCGTCGTCGACAACTCTTCGGCCTGGCGGTCGGACCCGGAGGTCCCGCTCGTCGTCAGTGAGGTCAACCCCGAGGCGCTCGACGCGGTGGCCAAAGGCATCATCGCGAATCCGAACTGCACGACCATGGCTGCCATGCCCGTGCTCAAGGCTCTTCACGCGAAGGCCGGGCTGGCCCGCCTCATCGTGTCCACCTACCAGGCTGTGTCCGGTTCGGGACTGTCCGGAGTCGAGGAACTCGCCGGGCAGCTCGAAGCCGGCATTCCCGATGCCCGCAAGCTCACCACCGACGGCAACGCGGTGAGCCTGCCGGAACCGAACAACTACGTCGAACCGATTGCGTTCAACGTCCTGCCGATGGCCGGAGCGGTCGTCGACGACGGGCAGAACGAAACCGATGAAGAGAAGAAGCTGCGCAACGAGAGCCGGAAGATCCTCGGCCTGCCTGACCTCCTGGTCGCAGGCACCTGTGTGCGCGTGCCCGTCTTCACCGGACACAGCCTGAGCATCCACGCCGAGTTCGACTCCGAGATCAGCCCCGAACAGGCGGCTGAGATCCTCGGCGAGGCTCCCGGCGTCGTCCTCGACGAGGTCCCGACCCCGCTCAAGGCGGCGGGAAAGAATGCGAGCTACGTCGGTCGCATCCGCGCCGACCAGTCGGCGCCGGCCGGCAAGGGCCTCGTCCTCTTCGTCGCCAACGACAATCTGCGCAAGGGTGCAGCACTCAACACAGTGCAGATCGCCGCCCTGCTGGCCGCCAAGCTCGAAGCGAAGGCCGCCTGA
- a CDS encoding aspartate kinase — MSIVVQKFGGSSVADAESVKRVAKRIVEYRQAGHEVVVVVSAMGDSTDDLIDLAQQVSPMPPARELDMLLTAGERISMAVLAMAIANLGFEAQSFTGSQAGVITDEQFGKARIIDVTPGRIRSSLDEGYVAIVAGFQGVSQTAKNITTLGRGGSDTTAVALAASLDADVCEIYTDVDGVFTADPRIVPSARKIDEIGYEEMMEMAASGAKVLMLRCVEYARRYNVPVHVRSSFSRNQGTWVTDSPIPEAFRRGRGSSTPAAEPETESTMEQAIISGVAHDRSEAKVTIVGVPDVPGKAAEIFKTLAKQEANIDMIVQNISTREPGKTDISFTLPMDDGAKALEALDAVKTEIGFDQVRYDDQIGKLSVVGAGMRSHPGVTATLFEALSEAQVNIDMISTSEIRISVVTRADLLDDAVRAAHAAYGLDSEDNEAVVYGGTGR, encoded by the coding sequence GTGAGCATAGTCGTCCAGAAGTTCGGTGGGTCCTCGGTAGCCGATGCGGAATCGGTCAAGCGAGTGGCCAAACGAATTGTCGAGTACCGTCAAGCCGGTCACGAAGTAGTTGTCGTGGTGTCGGCCATGGGTGACAGTACCGATGATCTCATCGACTTGGCCCAACAGGTTTCCCCCATGCCACCCGCCCGCGAGCTCGATATGCTGCTGACCGCCGGTGAGCGCATCTCGATGGCGGTCCTGGCCATGGCGATCGCCAACCTCGGCTTCGAAGCCCAGTCCTTCACCGGTTCGCAGGCCGGAGTCATCACCGATGAGCAGTTCGGCAAGGCCCGTATCATCGACGTCACTCCCGGCCGCATCCGGTCCTCCCTCGACGAGGGGTACGTCGCCATCGTCGCCGGATTCCAGGGTGTGAGCCAGACCGCGAAGAACATCACCACACTCGGCCGCGGCGGCTCCGACACCACGGCCGTGGCACTGGCCGCATCACTCGACGCCGATGTGTGCGAGATCTACACCGACGTCGACGGCGTCTTCACCGCCGACCCGCGAATCGTGCCCTCGGCACGCAAGATCGATGAGATCGGCTACGAAGAGATGATGGAGATGGCCGCCTCGGGCGCCAAGGTCCTCATGCTCCGCTGTGTCGAATACGCCCGCCGCTACAACGTGCCGGTGCACGTGCGGTCCTCATTCTCTCGCAACCAAGGAACCTGGGTGACCGATTCACCCATCCCCGAAGCCTTCCGCCGAGGCCGGGGATCATCGACCCCGGCAGCGGAACCAGAAACGGAGTCCACCATGGAACAGGCAATCATCTCCGGCGTCGCCCACGACCGCTCGGAAGCCAAGGTCACGATCGTCGGTGTTCCCGATGTCCCCGGCAAAGCCGCTGAGATCTTCAAGACTCTGGCCAAGCAGGAAGCCAACATCGACATGATCGTCCAGAACATCTCCACCCGCGAGCCGGGCAAGACGGACATCTCCTTCACCCTGCCCATGGACGACGGCGCCAAGGCGCTTGAGGCCCTCGACGCGGTGAAGACCGAGATCGGCTTCGACCAGGTCCGCTACGACGACCAGATCGGCAAACTCTCTGTGGTCGGCGCCGGAATGCGGTCCCACCCGGGCGTGACCGCGACCCTGTTCGAGGCGCTCAGCGAAGCCCAAGTCAACATCGATATGATCTCCACCTCGGAGATCCGCATCAGCGTCGTCACCCGAGCGGACCTGCTCGACGACGCGGTCCGTGCCGCTCATGCCGCCTACGGACTCGACAGTGAAGACAACGAAGCAGTGGTGTACGGAGGTACCGGACGATGA
- a CDS encoding helix-turn-helix domain-containing protein: MVEEFDASRVICHLDSLLTRRDMSLTELSKRVGVSLANLSVLKNNRAKAVRYSTLIALCEVLDCQPGDLFTVERRPD; the protein is encoded by the coding sequence ATGGTCGAGGAATTCGACGCCTCCCGGGTCATCTGCCACCTCGACAGTCTGCTGACCCGGCGGGACATGAGTCTGACCGAGCTGTCGAAGCGCGTCGGCGTCTCGCTCGCGAACCTCTCGGTGCTCAAGAACAATCGAGCGAAGGCGGTGCGCTACTCCACCCTCATCGCTCTGTGCGAGGTCCTCGACTGCCAGCCCGGCGACCTCTTCACCGTGGAGCGAAGGCCGGACTGA
- a CDS encoding DUF2975 domain-containing protein codes for MSPTAEQKPNDGSQKHKAFGTGYELWIGLAVGFYVIYAVADLVSRMVRSEVAVTVNFSDGAASSLDVGNGAAALSGLTEIIVPTADVSSGAVVLVIIAEIALILTALAAAISLVPVIRDIAAGTPFTPRASRAFVAFEWIVAVGWIVHFITMVPGGNWISADIGIADDVGPGITVVQAFCVLGIVGGAELLRRCFRSGRASQEELEGLV; via the coding sequence ATGTCACCGACTGCGGAACAGAAGCCGAACGACGGGTCGCAGAAGCACAAGGCTTTCGGCACCGGCTACGAACTCTGGATCGGCTTGGCGGTCGGCTTTTATGTCATCTATGCCGTCGCTGATCTGGTCAGTCGGATGGTCCGCTCCGAGGTGGCGGTGACGGTGAACTTCTCCGATGGTGCCGCCTCCTCGCTCGATGTCGGGAACGGAGCGGCAGCGCTGTCCGGGCTGACTGAGATCATCGTTCCGACGGCCGACGTCTCGAGCGGGGCAGTGGTGCTTGTGATCATCGCCGAAATCGCCCTCATTCTCACAGCGCTGGCGGCCGCGATCTCCCTCGTGCCTGTCATCCGCGACATCGCGGCAGGCACACCTTTCACGCCTCGGGCCTCTCGTGCATTCGTGGCGTTCGAGTGGATCGTGGCGGTCGGGTGGATCGTCCACTTCATCACCATGGTTCCCGGCGGCAACTGGATCTCCGCCGACATCGGCATCGCCGATGATGTGGGGCCGGGAATCACCGTCGTGCAGGCGTTCTGCGTTCTCGGGATCGTCGGCGGCGCCGAACTGCTGCGGCGATGCTTCAGGTCCGGACGCGCGTCTCAAGAAGAGCTCGAAGGGCTCGTGTGA
- the recR gene encoding recombination mediator RecR, translated as MSAVYEGALQDLVEEFGKLPGIGPKSAQRLAFHILQTDTQDVNALAQALTDVKKRVRFCEICGNVSEEAECTVCQDPRRDRSMICVVEEPKDVVAIERTREYRGLYHVLGGAIDPMAGVGPDNLRIKELMTRLQDGEVKETVIATDPNLEGEATATYLVRLLGSIGVTVTRLASGLPVGGDLEYADEVTLGRAFSGRREID; from the coding sequence ATGAGCGCTGTATACGAAGGTGCCCTCCAGGACTTGGTCGAAGAGTTCGGCAAGCTTCCGGGCATCGGGCCGAAATCGGCCCAGCGTCTGGCGTTCCACATCCTGCAGACCGACACGCAGGACGTCAATGCTTTGGCGCAGGCACTCACCGATGTGAAGAAGCGGGTGCGGTTCTGCGAGATCTGCGGAAACGTCTCCGAGGAAGCCGAATGCACGGTGTGCCAGGATCCACGTCGTGACCGGTCGATGATCTGCGTGGTCGAAGAGCCCAAGGACGTCGTCGCCATCGAACGGACCAGGGAATACCGGGGTCTCTACCACGTCCTCGGCGGAGCCATCGACCCGATGGCCGGGGTCGGCCCCGACAATCTGCGGATCAAGGAACTCATGACCCGCCTGCAGGACGGTGAGGTCAAGGAGACCGTCATCGCCACCGACCCGAACCTCGAAGGCGAAGCCACCGCCACCTACCTCGTCCGGCTGCTCGGATCGATCGGTGTGACCGTCACCCGCCTGGCCTCGGGGCTGCCCGTCGGCGGCGACCTCGAATACGCCGACGAAGTCACCCTCGGCCGAGCATTCTCCGGCCGCCGCGAAATCGACTGA
- a CDS encoding DNA polymerase III subunit gamma and tau — protein sequence MSTALYRRYRPETFDEVIGQEHVTDPLKAAIERGRINHAYLFSGPRGCGKTTSARILARCLNCEQGPTPVPCGECPSCRDLANGGPGSLDVVEIDAASHNGVDDARDLRERAVYAPARDRYKVFILDEAHMVTSQGFNALLKIVEEPPPHIKFVFATTEPEKVIGTIRSRTHHYPFRLVPPEALGSYLEELCTREGVNVAKGVLPLVVRAGGGSVRDTLSVLDQLIAGSGPDGVDYGRAIALLGYTPDSLLSDIVDAFSAGDGAGVYRAVERVIESGQDPRRFVEDLLERFRDLIVINAAPEAAHAFLPEVPPDRLERLTLQANGFGQGELSRAADLLNVGLTEMSGATSPRLQLELICARILLPGSGRSRDAVLSRVERMERRIGMSATGVAANVPPAQAPEQGQAAGQGAPAAGSGQEQARAADQGQASGRPSVGGPSRGAGAPVANAPAGQSQTASHDDFDDIAAMAAAAESMLNEPAAQSAQQEQSPQPAQHEPQAQPDSSSQHEPQPRPAPADSKQQSAEDVPAAAERPSAQDQQTSSSSAPSPEAERAPETESQPVRDNQQMQDSAGAPSPGSAPDTAPAGQPQRRAAEQQSAPASASAAPAGPGSVSQSEQAAAPEATSVAGTGDIGGEIEAIRRAWPSILASVEKRSRLTRAIIAANAIPQSFSDGVVYLGFNNAGSVQGFQQRDHAAKLAAAINDVLGIQARIDVGDVGRIGGGSAGGGNQGKGSSAPPVNGSGGNHGPAPSQRRPSPQEVAAVVGTREVDKPQVDHEKFWEPSGPTQGPWSSDDEEGEQPGPPTEPTTEGSPFGSAEPADERSAETDRSDSEAADGSAQQGDVVPASESESAAEPEDDSSAAQALAPDAPADASGPSVSEPSDSEPVGSDVVVPDLSDDDFFGPPADAGTEPADAGTEPADDFAPYGPSHQQESASAAPSHLADNSPMEYVEPRWEEPNWNDGPSPIDTSPVDAAPTGAASTDIDETSAGSGAVDVGAVVVPPPDDDLDYPDLAESPSDFGGGAFDQPAPAVQSAPPASARGGETKPFKSRFAALAEKHGVTTTPPAGSGYGSAPQADPAGGSAPGAASAPGSGPYPQSSGSDEDEYDPETDLDVAEAPQMGVDVIARVLGGEIIDEREV from the coding sequence GTGTCCACCGCACTGTACAGAAGATACCGCCCAGAGACCTTCGATGAGGTCATCGGTCAAGAGCATGTGACCGATCCGCTGAAGGCCGCCATCGAACGTGGCCGCATCAACCACGCCTACCTGTTCTCCGGCCCGCGCGGGTGTGGGAAGACCACCTCGGCGCGGATCCTGGCCCGGTGCCTCAACTGTGAGCAGGGGCCGACCCCGGTGCCGTGCGGGGAGTGCCCGAGCTGTCGGGACCTGGCCAACGGCGGACCCGGTTCGCTCGATGTCGTCGAGATCGACGCGGCCAGCCACAACGGTGTCGACGATGCCCGTGACCTGCGTGAACGTGCCGTCTATGCGCCCGCGCGCGATCGGTACAAGGTGTTCATCCTCGATGAGGCGCATATGGTCACCTCGCAGGGCTTCAACGCTCTGCTCAAGATCGTCGAAGAGCCGCCGCCGCATATCAAGTTCGTCTTCGCCACGACCGAGCCTGAGAAGGTCATCGGCACGATCCGTTCGCGCACCCACCACTATCCCTTCCGGCTCGTGCCGCCGGAAGCGTTGGGCAGCTATCTTGAGGAGCTGTGCACTCGTGAGGGCGTGAACGTGGCCAAGGGTGTGCTGCCGCTGGTGGTGCGGGCCGGCGGCGGATCGGTGCGTGACACGCTCTCGGTCCTCGATCAGCTCATCGCCGGTTCGGGGCCCGATGGGGTCGACTACGGTCGGGCCATCGCGCTGCTCGGATACACTCCCGATTCGCTGCTGTCCGACATCGTCGACGCGTTCTCCGCCGGTGATGGGGCCGGGGTGTACCGGGCGGTGGAGCGGGTCATCGAATCCGGTCAGGATCCGAGGCGTTTCGTCGAAGACCTGCTGGAGCGATTCCGGGATCTCATCGTCATCAATGCCGCCCCCGAGGCGGCCCACGCCTTCCTGCCCGAAGTGCCGCCGGACCGTCTCGAACGACTGACCCTCCAGGCCAACGGCTTCGGACAGGGCGAGCTCTCCCGTGCTGCGGATCTGCTGAATGTGGGCCTGACGGAGATGTCGGGCGCCACCTCGCCGAGGCTGCAGCTCGAACTCATCTGTGCCCGTATTCTGCTGCCCGGCTCCGGTCGCAGCCGTGACGCTGTGCTCAGCCGCGTCGAGCGGATGGAGCGTCGCATCGGCATGTCGGCCACGGGCGTGGCTGCGAATGTGCCGCCGGCGCAGGCTCCGGAACAGGGGCAGGCGGCCGGTCAGGGTGCTCCGGCCGCCGGGAGCGGGCAGGAGCAGGCACGTGCTGCCGACCAGGGACAGGCGAGCGGTCGGCCGTCGGTCGGTGGTCCGAGCCGCGGAGCCGGAGCGCCGGTTGCGAACGCGCCCGCCGGACAGTCCCAGACCGCCTCTCATGACGACTTCGACGACATCGCGGCCATGGCCGCAGCCGCCGAGTCGATGCTCAACGAACCGGCGGCGCAATCGGCTCAGCAGGAGCAGTCTCCTCAGCCGGCCCAGCACGAGCCTCAGGCTCAACCGGATTCGTCGTCGCAGCACGAGCCTCAGCCTCGGCCTGCACCGGCGGACTCGAAACAGCAGTCTGCTGAGGACGTTCCGGCCGCGGCTGAGCGCCCGTCGGCGCAGGATCAGCAGACGTCGTCCTCGTCCGCACCTTCGCCCGAGGCGGAGCGTGCGCCGGAAACCGAGTCGCAGCCTGTGCGAGACAATCAGCAGATGCAGGATTCTGCCGGCGCCCCATCTCCCGGCTCGGCGCCGGACACTGCGCCGGCGGGCCAGCCTCAGCGCAGGGCGGCCGAACAACAGTCCGCCCCGGCGTCGGCGTCTGCGGCGCCGGCGGGGCCAGGGAGCGTCTCGCAGTCAGAGCAGGCAGCGGCACCGGAAGCCACCTCGGTGGCGGGAACGGGTGACATCGGCGGCGAGATCGAAGCGATCCGCCGTGCCTGGCCGAGCATTCTCGCCTCGGTGGAGAAGCGCAGCCGTCTGACTCGTGCGATCATCGCGGCCAATGCGATCCCGCAGTCGTTCTCCGACGGAGTCGTCTACCTCGGCTTCAACAATGCCGGATCCGTGCAGGGATTCCAGCAGCGCGACCATGCGGCCAAACTCGCCGCGGCGATCAACGACGTCCTCGGCATTCAGGCCCGCATCGACGTCGGGGATGTCGGCCGGATCGGCGGAGGAAGTGCCGGCGGCGGCAATCAGGGCAAAGGGTCCTCGGCTCCGCCGGTGAACGGCTCCGGCGGCAACCACGGACCGGCGCCGAGCCAGCGCCGCCCGAGCCCGCAGGAAGTCGCTGCGGTCGTCGGCACCCGTGAAGTCGACAAGCCGCAGGTCGACCACGAGAAGTTCTGGGAACCCAGCGGTCCGACGCAGGGACCTTGGTCCTCCGACGACGAGGAGGGAGAACAGCCGGGTCCACCGACTGAACCCACAACAGAAGGCAGCCCATTCGGCTCTGCCGAACCGGCTGACGAGCGATCTGCCGAGACTGACCGATCCGACAGCGAAGCCGCGGACGGGAGCGCACAGCAGGGCGATGTGGTGCCCGCAAGCGAGTCGGAGTCCGCGGCTGAACCGGAAGACGACTCCTCGGCCGCTCAGGCTCTCGCGCCGGATGCGCCCGCAGACGCCTCCGGACCGAGCGTCTCCGAGCCGAGCGACTCTGAACCAGTCGGTTCGGACGTCGTTGTCCCCGACCTCTCCGACGATGACTTCTTCGGTCCACCGGCCGACGCCGGAACCGAACCGGCCGACGCCGGAACCGAACCGGCCGACGACTTCGCCCCATATGGTCCCTCCCACCAGCAGGAATCAGCGTCTGCGGCGCCGTCCCACTTGGCAGACAATTCGCCCATGGAATACGTCGAACCGCGGTGGGAAGAACCGAACTGGAACGACGGTCCCTCACCGATCGACACCTCACCGGTCGACGCCGCACCGACTGGCGCCGCCTCGACTGACATCGACGAGACGAGCGCCGGCAGCGGAGCCGTCGACGTCGGAGCCGTCGTCGTACCGCCGCCCGATGACGATCTCGACTACCCCGACCTCGCCGAGAGCCCCAGCGATTTCGGGGGAGGCGCCTTCGACCAGCCGGCACCGGCCGTGCAGTCTGCGCCGCCGGCATCGGCCCGCGGGGGAGAGACGAAGCCATTCAAATCGCGCTTCGCAGCACTCGCCGAAAAGCACGGTGTCACCACCACTCCGCCTGCCGGATCCGGATACGGATCAGCACCACAGGCCGACCCAGCGGGCGGCTCGGCACCTGGGGCCGCCTCGGCGCCGGGATCGGGCCCCTACCCGCAGAGTTCGGGATCGGATGAGGACGAGTATGATCCGGAAACGGACCTCGACGTCGCCGAAGCGCCGCAGATGGGCGTCGACGTGATCGCACGGGTCCTCGGCGGCGAAATCATTGACGAAAGAGAAGTATGA
- a CDS encoding DUF1707 SHOCT-like domain-containing protein has product MSSATPSPDENDPAKTFRIGHRERDEAIELLREAAGDGRITVDELDERMEKVQSAKFPIDLDEVLSDLTTELPSDRFRPTSAIAPAAGRAMAVQGHDRFDPLVIKAGWESEVRRARWAVPPFIRCEPSMSNIELNFLEVETDLEVIEVEIVAGMGAVTVVIPDDWAVNVDQLSKTWGSVKSVVDAVPTGRRPLVRVGGSIGMGSFKARFANYFDRRRSAK; this is encoded by the coding sequence ATGAGCTCAGCCACCCCCTCCCCCGACGAGAACGACCCAGCGAAGACCTTCCGCATCGGCCACAGGGAACGCGACGAGGCGATCGAGCTTCTCCGCGAAGCCGCCGGCGACGGACGGATCACGGTCGACGAGCTCGACGAGCGGATGGAGAAGGTCCAATCCGCGAAGTTCCCCATCGACCTCGACGAGGTGCTCTCCGACCTCACCACAGAGCTGCCCTCCGATCGCTTCCGCCCCACCTCGGCGATCGCCCCCGCCGCCGGTCGTGCGATGGCAGTCCAGGGCCATGACCGCTTCGATCCGCTCGTCATCAAGGCCGGCTGGGAATCCGAGGTCCGCCGCGCCAGGTGGGCCGTACCGCCGTTCATCCGCTGTGAGCCCTCGATGTCGAACATCGAACTGAACTTCCTCGAGGTCGAGACAGATCTCGAGGTCATCGAGGTCGAGATCGTCGCCGGAATGGGTGCGGTCACCGTCGTCATCCCGGATGACTGGGCCGTCAATGTCGACCAGCTCTCGAAGACCTGGGGCAGCGTGAAATCCGTCGTCGACGCGGTGCCGACCGGACGCCGGCCCCTCGTGCGGGTGGGCGGATCGATCGGGATGGGCTCCTTCAAGGCCCGCTTCGCGAACTACTTCGACCGCCGCCGATCGGCGAAATGA
- a CDS encoding GNAT family N-acetyltransferase → MSEIQITRIAADDDTALLAWNDVMRTAYTEARTAAWWRSAETTLTQFADPRPGGQDIALVGRLGEEIIGGVEISLSTETPTDIELGVLPDRRRQGFGTALAEAAAQFLDDGAESDSIVQTETYCPAGVAFAQARGMSIGNEEHRLLLDLPAYLKADANRYKESGASTVVPVIREDPDFSVTSWIGACPEDVLESWTQLREQMDEDVPVGGLTRTVSHASTAAIRSHEERMAEQGWTMVSSMAHVGELAVGYTEIMVSSHDPQIVIQEDTLVDRAYRGRGIGRALKVANLRQLPAVPATASAEWVQTYTATNNEPMLALNRDLGFFVADTMTALEKRAGQNRT, encoded by the coding sequence ATGTCTGAGATTCAGATCACCCGCATCGCTGCCGACGATGACACTGCGCTGCTGGCTTGGAACGACGTCATGCGCACCGCCTACACCGAGGCCCGCACCGCCGCCTGGTGGCGCAGCGCGGAGACGACGCTGACCCAATTCGCCGACCCGCGTCCCGGCGGGCAGGACATCGCCCTGGTGGGCCGCCTCGGCGAAGAGATCATCGGCGGTGTCGAGATCAGCCTCTCCACCGAAACACCCACCGATATCGAACTCGGCGTTCTGCCTGACCGGCGTCGGCAGGGTTTCGGCACGGCCCTCGCCGAGGCGGCCGCCCAGTTCCTCGATGATGGCGCAGAATCCGACTCGATCGTCCAGACCGAGACCTATTGCCCGGCCGGAGTGGCCTTCGCGCAGGCGCGCGGGATGAGCATCGGCAACGAGGAGCACCGTCTGCTGCTCGACCTGCCCGCCTACCTGAAGGCCGATGCGAACCGGTACAAGGAGTCGGGAGCGTCGACGGTCGTGCCCGTGATCAGGGAGGACCCGGACTTCTCGGTCACCTCGTGGATCGGGGCCTGCCCCGAGGACGTGCTGGAGTCCTGGACCCAGCTGCGTGAGCAGATGGACGAGGACGTGCCCGTCGGGGGTCTCACCCGCACCGTCAGCCATGCCAGCACGGCCGCGATCCGCAGCCATGAGGAGCGGATGGCCGAGCAGGGATGGACCATGGTGAGTTCGATGGCGCATGTGGGCGAACTCGCCGTCGGCTATACGGAGATCATGGTCTCCTCCCACGATCCGCAGATCGTCATCCAGGAGGACACTCTGGTCGACCGTGCCTACCGGGGCCGCGGGATCGGCCGTGCGCTCAAGGTCGCGAACCTGCGCCAGCTGCCCGCAGTCCCGGCGACCGCCTCGGCGGAATGGGTGCAGACGTACACGGCGACGAACAACGAACCGATGCTCGCGCTCAACCGGGACCTCGGGTTCTTCGTCGCCGATACGATGACAGCTCTCGAGAAGAGGGCCGGTCAGAACCGTACGTGA
- a CDS encoding DUF4178 domain-containing protein, with the protein MTRPAIESKQTAVPSELLIAVLVFIIVVLVTVLVVRSRANRARREAETKAPATPRDPFAADQNTGGDPEAIKAGDLLEFGNEKFFVRGTLRISEGGYDWAEHFFQADASAARMWLSIERDPDVQVARWRDRPDLDIEPKARTITIDGTDYDLVEHGTASYRSEGTTGLNEKGGVDYVDYESGDGRLLAFERFDHGRWEVSTGETIPTGSFTIYSGS; encoded by the coding sequence GTGACCCGTCCGGCCATCGAATCGAAGCAGACCGCCGTGCCCTCAGAACTCCTCATCGCCGTCCTCGTCTTCATCATCGTCGTCCTCGTGACCGTGCTCGTCGTCCGCTCCCGCGCGAACAGGGCCCGCCGCGAAGCCGAGACGAAAGCACCCGCGACCCCGCGCGATCCCTTCGCCGCCGACCAGAACACCGGTGGTGATCCCGAAGCCATCAAGGCCGGCGACCTCCTGGAATTCGGCAATGAGAAGTTCTTCGTCCGCGGCACTCTGCGGATCTCCGAAGGCGGCTATGACTGGGCCGAACACTTCTTCCAGGCCGACGCCTCGGCGGCCCGCATGTGGCTGAGCATCGAACGCGACCCCGACGTCCAGGTCGCGCGCTGGCGCGACCGCCCCGACCTCGACATCGAACCGAAGGCGCGGACCATCACCATCGACGGCACCGACTATGACCTCGTCGAACACGGCACCGCCTCATACCGGTCCGAAGGCACCACAGGGCTGAATGAGAAGGGCGGAGTCGACTACGTCGACTACGAATCCGGCGACGGCCGCCTGCTCGCCTTCGAACGCTTCGACCACGGGCGCTGGGAAGTGAGCACGGGCGAGACGATCCCGACCGGTTCCTTCACCATCTACTCCGGCAGCTGA